A single genomic interval of Oleidesulfovibrio alaskensis DSM 16109 harbors:
- a CDS encoding sodium-dependent transporter → MATNQRDGFSSKLGVLAATLGSAVGLGNIWKFPYMTGENGGASFLLLYIIATLVVGLPIMIAEIMMGRRARSNAVGTFRKLAPGTPWWLVGLSGCIAAFVILSFYTNVVGWVFFYIVKSVTGVLNATDPKTGEAVFGAMVSAPWSSLMWQWGVLVLISYIIIGGVSKGIEKTTKTLLPILFVMLLLVCARSLTLPKAAEGLAFLFNPDFSKITGNVVLMAMGLAFFKLSIGMGTMMTYGSYFRADANIPVTTTRVMLADLMVSMLAGIAIFPAVFNFGFEPAAGPGLLFMTIPAVFSAMPAGQLFMVAFFVLTGIATIGAMLSLMEVPVAFLTEALGWSRKTATVLTALLLAVTGAPATLSFSTMADVTVFGMNFFDFYDYLSSNILLPAGGLLICVFIGWVWGRKNMQDELSNSGELHNTSVVSVVFRLVRWVTPVLVLLVMLNGLGVIKLG, encoded by the coding sequence ATGGCAACAAATCAACGCGACGGCTTTTCATCAAAGCTGGGGGTGCTGGCTGCGACTCTGGGGTCTGCGGTCGGGCTGGGGAACATCTGGAAATTTCCCTATATGACAGGAGAAAACGGGGGCGCTTCGTTTCTTCTGCTTTACATCATAGCCACACTGGTTGTGGGGCTTCCTATCATGATTGCGGAGATAATGATGGGCCGCAGGGCGCGCAGCAACGCCGTGGGCACATTCCGCAAGCTGGCCCCGGGCACGCCGTGGTGGCTGGTGGGGCTTTCCGGATGCATCGCCGCGTTTGTCATTCTTTCCTTTTATACCAATGTGGTGGGCTGGGTGTTTTTTTACATCGTCAAGTCTGTCACCGGTGTGCTGAACGCCACAGACCCTAAAACAGGCGAAGCGGTTTTCGGGGCCATGGTCAGCGCGCCGTGGTCTTCGCTGATGTGGCAGTGGGGGGTTCTGGTGCTCATCAGCTACATCATCATCGGCGGGGTGAGCAAAGGTATAGAAAAAACGACCAAAACACTGCTGCCCATTCTTTTTGTCATGCTGCTGCTTGTCTGCGCGCGCTCGCTTACGCTGCCCAAGGCGGCGGAAGGGCTTGCCTTTCTGTTCAATCCCGATTTCAGCAAGATTACCGGCAATGTGGTGCTGATGGCCATGGGGCTTGCATTTTTCAAGCTGTCCATCGGCATGGGCACCATGATGACTTACGGCAGCTACTTCCGCGCCGACGCCAACATTCCCGTCACCACAACGCGTGTCATGCTGGCAGACCTCATGGTTTCCATGCTGGCGGGCATTGCCATTTTTCCCGCTGTGTTCAACTTCGGCTTTGAACCGGCGGCCGGGCCGGGACTGCTGTTCATGACCATACCTGCGGTATTCAGTGCCATGCCTGCGGGGCAGCTGTTCATGGTTGCTTTTTTTGTGCTTACGGGCATTGCGACCATCGGGGCCATGTTGTCGCTTATGGAAGTGCCGGTGGCTTTTCTGACAGAAGCCCTCGGCTGGTCGCGCAAGACGGCTACGGTGCTTACCGCGTTGCTGCTGGCGGTTACGGGCGCACCTGCCACGCTGTCGTTCAGCACCATGGCCGATGTAACCGTGTTCGGCATGAACTTTTTTGATTTTTACGATTACCTGTCGTCCAATATTCTGCTGCCCGCCGGCGGGCTGCTTATCTGTGTTTTCATCGGCTGGGTGTGGGGCAGAAAGAATATGCAGGACGAGCTTTCCAACAGCGGAGAACTGCACAACACCTCTGTGGTGTCCGTGGTGTTCCGGCTGGTGCGCTGGGTGACCCCCGTGCTGGTGCTGCTGGTCATGCTCAACGGTCTGGGTGTTATCAAGCTGGGCTGA